The stretch of DNA CTCTGCGTGGTCGGTCTCGGTACGCTCGGTCAGGGGATCGCCGAACGCGCCGACGCCCTCGGGATGGACGTGGTCGGCGTCCGTCGCTCCGACGACCCCGTCCCCGGCGTCTCGGAGCTCTACCACCCCGACGACCTCCACGAAGCCATCGCCGACGCGCGCTTCGTCGCCGTGGCCGTCCCGCACACCCCCGAGACGGAGGGGATGTTCTCCACCGAGGAGTTCGAGACCATGCGTGACGACGCCTACATCCTCAACGTCGCCCGCGGCCCCATCGTCGACGAGGACGCCCTGATCGACGCCCTCGACGCCGGGACGATCGCGGGTGCCGGCCTCGACGTGTTCGAGACCGAACCCCTCCCGGAGGACAGCCCACTTTGGGACTTCGAGGAGGTCATCGTCTCGCCGCATCGCGGCTCCGCGACGAACCGCTACCACCTCGACATCGCCGACCTGGTGGCCGAAATCTTCCACCAGTACCAGGCCGACGAGGAACTACGCAACCGGGTCGCTTAGAGGCCAATCAGGTCGTCGAGTTCGACCTCCGACACCCGCCCGCCACAGGCCGCACACTCGTCGACGTGGTCCGGGCCGGCGCCGCCTTCCATGTGCACGAGTCCACAGTCGCCACACACTTCGAGTTCTGCCTGGAGCATGCGCCACCGGATTGTATCGTCGACCCGATAGGTCTTGGGGCAGTTCGCCGGGCACTGTTTAGATTAGCGCGAGTGGATTGGGGACACCTCGAAAGCCCCGACTCGCTGGGGTCGGGGGCCTCGCTGCGCGCGCTCACTTCGCTCGCGTGCTTGCGTCGGCCGCCTTCCCCCAGCGAGTCGCCCCTTTCAGTCCCACCCGACGGCGGCCGGTCGGCCAGCCGACGCGGGTGGGACTGAAAGGGGCCGGCGTCTCGGCGTGCCCGGACGTTCACGAGAGCAAAGCTCTCGTGAGCCAACCAGAAGCCGTCGGCTTCTGGTGACGACGCAAGCACCGCAACGCAGTGAGGAGCGCAGCGAGTCCCGGGAGCCGAGACGCCGGGGGCTTTCGAGGTGGTCCCAGTTTCACAGGCTTATCTCAACACTACCCGCTCGCCGACCCGCAACCTCCAATACCCACCCGCCGTTACCTCGGCCGATGGGTGGCCGACCGCTCGACACCGTCGCCGGCCTGCTGGACCGCGCCGGCGTCATCGATCCCCGGCGCTTTCGCGAGACGTTCGACCTCTCGTGGCCGCGGGTCGTCACCGGACTCGCCATCATGTCCAAATCCACGGTGGACCTCGCGATGGTCGGGTGGGACGTCGGTACCGCGGCCGTCGCCGGCCTCGCCTTCGCCAACGCCTACTGGCAGGTGGGGAAGTTCCTCGGCATCGGCCTCGCGGGCGGGACGGTCACGCTCGTCTCACAAGCGTACGGCGGCGAGAACACCGCGCGAGCGAGCGCCGCAGTCGCCGTCTCGCTCGTTTTCACGCTCCTGATCGCCGCGCCGATCGCCCTGCTCTACGCCACCGCCGCCCCCGAACTCGTGGCCGTCCTCGGCTCCGAGCCCGAACCGCTCCGTCACGCCGCCACCTACCTCGCCCTCGTCGCCCCCGCGCTCCTGTTCGAGTTCCCGAACCTGATCGCCAGCCGGACCTACGCCGGCGTCGGAGACACCGTGACCCCGATGATCGTCCGCGCCGGCGGCGCCCTCGCCAACGTCGGCTTCTCCGCCGCGCTCATCTTCGGCGCCGGCCTCGGCGTCGCGGGTGCCGCCATCGGCACGTCGCTCGCGACGGGCGTCATCGCCCTCGTCTTCGCGTGGGGGCTCGCCGGGCGCTCCTACTTCGGCCACGGTGCCTGCCCCGTCGCCGTCACCCCCGACACCCTCCGCTACGACGGGTTCGTACCCCTCTCCCGCCGGCTGCTGCGGGTGTCGGCGCCGCTGATGGCCCGCCGCACCGCCGAGATGCTCGTCGCCTTCCCCCTCCTCGCCATCGCCGCCACCTTCGGGCCGGCCGTCGTCGCCGCCTACGAGGTGGCCCGGCGGATCCGCACGTTGACCGACAGCTTCTCGTGGGGCTTCTCCATCGCCGCGAGCACGCTCGTCGGTCAGCGTCTCGGCGCGGGCGACGAGGCCGACGCCGAGGCGTACGCGCGGGCTATCGTCCGTCTCTCCGCGACGGTGTACGTCCTCGCCGCGACGGTCCTGATCGCGCTATCGCCGTGGCTCGCGGGCGCGTTCGTCTCCGACCCCGCGGTGGTCGCGACGGCCGCGCCGTTCGTCGCCGTCGCCGGCGTCAGCGTCGTCTTCCTCGGCGTCGACGGCTCCGCGACCGGGACGCTCCGCGGCGCCGGCGACACGCAGTACCCCTTCGTCACCTCCCTGGTCGGTCGCTACGGCTGTGCGCTTCCCGTCGCCGCCCTCGGCCTCGTTACGCCCCTCGGCGTGACGGCGTTACTCGGGGCGATGGTCGTCGAGACGTTCGTTCCCGCCGTCTTGAACGTACGGCGCGTTCGCTCGAACCGCTGGAAGGCCATCGGGCGGGCGCACGTCGCGGCAGGGGACTAGCCACGGCCGGCGCGTGCACCCACCATCCGGCGCCGGACGGCGGGAGACCCCGTCCGGAGGGGCTCGACAAGCGTTAGTACACCTCACAGTCTCACCTCGGTAGGTGTTGTGTGATGAACGTGACGACGGGTTCGGGTCGCCTCCTCCACGTCGACGACGACCCCGCCCTCACCGAGTACGCGGCCGACGGCCGATCGTCGCCGCGTCTCGATCCCGATCAGCCCTCGTCACGCCCGTACGGCGCCTCGAAGAAGGCCCGCTCCAGTTCGACCGTCCGCCGGAACAGGGCGTCGAGTCGCCGCTGCCGCCGCGCCGAGGCGGCCACCCCCTCCCGATCGAGTTCCGCGCGGAGCCACGCCACGAAGTCGACGAAGGCCGGGGTCGCGTGGAGTTCGATCCACTCGTCGAGGTGGAACGCGTCCGGCCGGTCGTCGATCCCCGTCGCCCACGTCTCGTACACCCACTCGGCGGGAACGAGGACCGCAAGCGTCTCCGCGTAGTCGCCCTGCCGGGCCGCGCGTTCGAGCAGGTCGACGAACGCCCGCGTCGTGGCGTCCGGATCGGCGTCGGGATCGCCATCCAGCGCCTCGAACGATCGCTCGAAGTAGTCGTTCTCCTCGCCCGTGATCGTCCCGAGGAAGTCCGCGAGGCGGCCCTTCGCGGCCATCGACGGCGCCTCGCCGAGCGCGTGGCCGAAGGTGCCGGTCAGCGTCTCCACGAACGCGTAGTCCTGTTCGAGATACCGCCGGAATGCGGGGTCAGGAACGGTGCCGTCGGCGAGTTCGCGGACGAACCGCCCGTCGACCGCGGCGCTCCAGTCCGGTTGGGAGCGCTCGCGGAGCCAGTCGGTGAACCGGGCGTCGTCGTGGTCGGCGGCGTACGCCTCGAACGTGTCGGAAACGTCCGTCATGTCTCCGGCTCGGCGGGCCACGATCAAATGGATTCCCCCGTGGGGTTTTATCGCTCCAGCCGTAGGTGGGGTATGACCGAAATCGGAGTCGTCGGCGCCGGGGCCGCGGCCGCCGCGGCCGCGTACGTCGTCGACGGCGCGGTACCCGACGCCTCGATCACCGTGTTGGAGAAGTCGGGCGGGCTCTGTGGTCGGGCGGCGACGCGCCGCCGCGACGACGTGACCTACGACTACGGCGCGAACTACATCAAAGACGACGACGAGCGGGTACTGGACCTCCTCGACCGCTTCGACGACGGCCTCGTCGAAGTCGAGGGCGGCATCGACGTCTTCGACCGGACCGGCGAAGTGAGCGACGGCCGGGACGACCAGGAACGGAAGTTCACGTACGAGACGGGGCTGACCCGCCTCGCGAAACACCTGTTCGGCGCCACGGAGGCCGCCGTCCACCGCCGTACGCGGGTCGAGGGGATCGCCCGGACCGACGGCGCGTGGACGCTGACCGACGCCGACGGGGAACGGTGGGGACCGTTCGACGTCCTCCTCCTGAACCCGCCGGCGCCACAGACGGCAGCGTTGCTGGAGACAGCCGACTGGACGGGCGCGGCCCGCGAGCACCTGCTCGACGCCGTCCGCGGCGTGGAGTACCGCACCATCTGGACGGCCGTCCTGGGCTACCCGTTCGAACTCGACGTTCCGTACTACGCGCTCGTGAACACGGACAAGGAACACGAAGTGGGATGGATCTCCCGCGAGGAGTGCAAGCCGGGACACGTCCCCGACGGCGAGTCCGTCCTGATCGTGCAGGCGAACCACGGGTGGTCGGTCGAGCGCTACGACGCCGACCCCGAGGGGAACGTCGCCGACCTCGCCGCGCACGCGGCGGCCATCATGGACGACGAGCGACTGGCCGACCCGGCGTGGACGGATCACCAGGGGTGGCGCTACGCGCTCCCGGAGGGCGGACTGCGCCGAGGGGTTCGCGACGCCGCGGAAGACGCCGGGCTCTACTGCCTCGGCGACTGGGTCGCCGGCGAGGCACGCATTCACGCCGCCCTCCGGAACGGGCTGGAGACGGGCGAGCGGCTGGTCTACGGCCTGTAGTCGTCGGGAGCGTTCGGAATCGGCGGGACGATCCGGGGAGCGTCTCCGGACGGCGACGAGACCACCGGTTACACCTCGCCGATCCGCCCCTGCCCGACATCGAGACGGAGAAACGCCGGGAGCGTCGCCGCCGCCAGGGCGAGTTCGAGGCCCCCGACGAGCAGGAACGCCATCCGGTAGCCGTAGGCGTCGGCCGCGAACCCGCCGACGAGGATGCCGGCCAGGAAGCCGAAGCTCCCGGCGATGTTGAACCCCGCCATGGCGACGCCGCGCTCCGTCGGCGCGGCGAGGTCGGTCACGAGTGCTAGCGTCGCCGGCGCCATGAGCGCGCCGAGGACGCCCACGAGCACCATCGACGCCTGCGCGGCGCGGAGGTCGGCCACGGAGCCGACGAGGATCACCGCCCCGCCGTAGAGCGCCGAGCCGACGACGATGGGGGCCGTCCGGCCGACCCGATCCGAGACGACGCCGAACGGGTACTGCAGGAGGGCAAAGGGTGCGAAAAAGAGGGCGAGCGTCAGCCCGGTCGCGCCCGGGCTCAGATCGAAGACGGTCCGGAAGTAGAGCGTGCCGACCAGGGAGAAGAAGCCGGCAGTCAGGCGGTCGACGAAGCCGAAGGCGTAAGGGAGCGCGAGCGTCGGCGTCCGCCGCAGGCCCGCCAGCGGGGAGGGTCGCTCCCCGCCCGCCGGCGCCCGGTCGACGACGAAGGGGACGGTGACGGCGATGGCGAGGAGGATCCCGCTCGCGGCGTACAGCGGGACGAGCGGCCCGAGTTCGTACAACAGGCCGCCGAGTGGGGCGCCCGTCGCCGTCCCGAGGCCGATGGCGATGCCCGTCGCGCCCATGTTGCGGCCGTGCGAGCCGTCGAGGTCCATGAGCATCGTCATCGACAACGAGAAGGCGCCGACGGTGGCGGCCCCCTGGAACGCGCGGATGACGAGCGCGACGCCGAACGACCCCGTCACGGACGGGAGGAGAGCGAGGAGGGCGTAGCCGACGGCGGCGAGGCAGGCGCTCGCGGCGACGAAGGGGACGCGGCGGCCGGTGGCGTCGCTCGCCACCCCCCAAGGGACGGCGAAGCAGACGAACGCGCCGAACTCGACGGCCAGGAACCACATGCTCGCGTCGAGCGCCGTGTCGGCGCCCAGCGCCGCGACGAGCGCGTCGATGCCGGGGTAGAGCAACACCTGTGCCAGCAACACGGCGTAGACGACGGCGGCCAGCGCGACGCGGCTCCGAGTCCGAGACACCGTCCGTTCGTACAGCCGGCGCCGCCTACTGTCTTTCGAGTCCGATCGGCGACGAATTCTAGACGGAGTTCAGGGACATCTTGCACAACGGCTTACCAGTCGGAGCGCCTGCCATCTATCATGGATCGACAGGCGCTGTACAGCGGTCTCATTCGGGCGACGGTCGCTTTGGCAGGTGGCGTCGCGGCCGTCGCCGGCTCCTACCTCGTCGTGGGCGACTCGCCGGCGTTCGTCGCCACACCCATCGCCAACGCCACCGTGACGCTCGCACCCGCCGCGCTCGTCACGTTCGCCATCACCGTCCTCGGTGACCTCGGGAGCGAACTGGCGTACTGGAGCGGGCTGGCGGCCACCGCCGTGGCGCTGGGGGGAGTCGTCGCCCTCGCACGGATCGCCGTTCGCCGGCTGGACCGCCCGCTCGTCGCGCCACTCGGCGTCGGCGTCGGCGTCGCCGTCGTCGGCATCGCGCTCTCGGCGTCGACCGCCTCCGCCGTCGGCGGGGCCGTCGGGGCGGCGCTGGTTTCGACCGTCGTCGACCTCCGTGGGTCCGACGGACGAGCGGCCGCGGGCGGCCCCGACGACTCGCGACGGGCGGTGCTTTCCGGCGCCGTCGCCGTCGTTTTCGGCCTCCTCGCGCTCGGCGGGCGGCGGGTCCTCGCGACCGATCGGGGGGACGACGACCAAGTCCCTATCCCCGACGACGTGGCCGCCATGCTCGACGACGCCCGGGCGAAGTCCTTCGACGTCGAGTTCCTCGAGCCGCTGGTGAGCGATCACTTCTACACGGTCGACATCGCGAACGTCGACCCCGCCCCGGCGCGCGAGGACTGGTCGGTGCGGATTCACGGTGCCGTCGGCGAGGAGACGACGTACGCGTTCGCGGACGTCGACGCGATGAAGCACGAACACCGGTTCGAGACGCTTCGCTGTGTCGGCGAGTCGCTCAACGGACGGAAGATGGACACCGCCGTCTGGACGGGCGTCCCCCTGATGGATCTGCTCGATCCCGCGGACCTCCAGGGCGAGTACGTCATGCTCCGCGCCGCCGACGGCTTCTACGAGGAGTTCCCGGTCGACGCCCTCGAAACCGGCTTCCTCGCCGTCGGGATGAACGGCCGGCCGCTCCCCCGCGAACACGGCGCGCCGGCACGGGCGCTCATTCCCGGTCACTGGGGCGAGATAAATGTCAAGTGGCTTACCGAAATCGAGATTCTGGACGAACCGGCGACGGGCTACTGGGAGGAGCGAGGGTGGCACGGCACCGGCCCGGTCAACACGGTGGCGAAGCTCTGGGCGGAGAACCACCTCGACGACGGGCGGGTCGAAGTCGCCGGGCCGGCCTACGCGGGCACCCGCGGGGTCGAACGTGTCGAGGTGTCGGTCGACGGCGGGACGACGTGGACCGACGCCGACCTCTCGGAGCCCTTGCCCAGCGACGACGTGTGGCGGCAGTGGGTGTATCGCTACGACCCACCCGACGGGGAACACGAGGTGGTCGTCCGGGCGACGGACGGCCTCGGCACCCTCCAGCCCGAGGACGAGCAGCGGGCGTACCCCAGCGGGCCGAGCGGGTGGGTGTCGAGGACGGTCGACCCCGGGTCGTCGTGACCGAGGCGAACCGTTTTGCCGCCGTCGACCCCTCGTCTCACTACCGACGCCGATGGAGAAGGCACTCTGGTACCTGCTCGCCGGGACACGCGGCGGCCGGAACCGCGCGCGGATCATCCGCCTGCTCGACGAGCGACCGCGAAACGCCAACCAACTGCACGAGCAACTCGGCATCGACTACAACTCCGTTCGTCACCACCTCGACATGCTCGAGGATCACGACGTAATCGAGAGTGGCGATCAGGAGTACGGTCGGCTCTACTTCCTCACCGACCGGTTCGACCGCCACCGCGAGGAGTTCGAGGAGATCACGGAGCACGTCTAAGATGGCACCAATGACCCCCACCCTCACGATAGCGAGCGCCCTCGCGGGCCTGAACATCGCGTTGCTGGCCGCCCTGGTGACGGTCTGGTGGCGCAACTACCGCGCGTTCCGCACGCCGCTCACGCTCGGCCTCGTCGCCTTCGCGCTCGTTCTCGCCGTCGAGAACGTCGTCGCCATCGGCTTCTTCCTCAGTTCGGGGATGCTGTACGCCGCCGACGCGAGCGCACAGACCGCCGTCCTCGCCATGCGTGCCCTCCAGTTCGTCGCGCTCGTCTTCCTGACGTACGTGACGATGCGGTAGCCGGGGCGTTTTTCGCCGGCGCGCTTCACGAACGGGACGACGGTGATCGTCGTCCGCACGTTCCTCGGTCTCACCGGCCGGTATCCGGTGCAGGGCGTGACCGACGGCCTCGGCATCGATCCACGGTCGCCGGGTCCACGGCGGCCGCCAGCGTGACCGGCCCCAGTCGCTCGACGGCCCCGACTGTCCGTGCGTCGCGTGCGCACGACGCGAAGGGGTAGACGACCGACGACGCGGACTGTCGGCGACCGGACGACGCCGCGAATCGGTTCGCGGGAGGGTCTATTGGGTCGGTTCGACCGTCAGGTCGCTGGCGATCCAGCCGTCGGTGTTGCCGGACTCCATGAAGACCGTCCGACCGGGACAGCTTTCACACACCGACACCGTTGGGGTCTCCGGCGGGGATGGCTCCTCCTCGTCGCCCGCTCCCGACTGCGTACCAGATGACATCGCACACGTTTAGGGAGACCTAAAATAAAAAGGATGCGGTTCTCACGCCTCGCCGGAGTGACACGTCGGCCAACTGCGCCAGGTCGGCGTCGGCCCCGCCGTCGACCGAGACGAAGGCGCCGGAGAACCCGCCCTCGGCGTGGTGGACACGCGTCGCCCGGTCGACGATCCGTTCGTCCGGCATCGCCGTGCCGCAGTTCGGACAGCGGCTCACAGGGGGCAGGGAGCGCGTGACACGTCCCCGGCAGCGGCGAGCCTCGCTGGTCCCCCGGTCGCTCCGCAGTCAGGCGCCTACAGGAGGACGCCGCCGAGCGCTAAGAGCGCCACAGCCGCGACCGTCGCGGTGGTGAAGAACGGCGTCGCCGACCGCGCGGGCGACCGAACTTTCCGCTCGTCGAGGCCGTCGACGAGGCGGCTCGACCCGACTTCGATCAGGCCGGACAGGACGACCCACAACACGACCATCGCGATCACGAGGTAGCCGCGGGTCGACCCGAGGAGCGTCTCGGCGGTGTAGCGCGTCCCGGCGAGGTGGCCGCCGGTGAGAAGCAGCGCCAGCGACGAGACGCGCGACCACGTCCGGAAGCGACCGACGAAGCCGCGAAGTGGCGTCGCGTCGAGGTCACCGTCGCGGGCCGCAGGCACCACTGCGCGTGCGACGAAGAGTACGCTTCCAGCCCACAATCCGGCGAACACCAGGTGGATCGCGTTTATCGCCGTATCGACGGTCGCCATGATCGTCGCTGGACCGCCGCCGACTTGAATCCGCGGATCGATGGCCGGCGCCGAATCGAAACCGATTAAACGCCCGCTCTCCCACTTTCGGTTGAGCCGAGGTAGCCTAGCCCGGCCAAGGCGGTTGCTTCGAGAGCAACTGTCCGTCAGGACTCGTGAGTTCAAATCTCACCCTCGGCGCTTCTCCGCGACGGTCCACTCGGTAGCGACGGCGAGCGTCCGGTACGTCGCGTGGAACCGCCCGGTCGCGTCGGCGTCGACGCCGAAGTGCTCGATTCTCGCCTGCGCGGGCACGACCGTCCGCGCCCGTGCGACTCCGCCTCGTGCAGCGCTTCGCCTCCGTCGCGCCGAGCGTCAGTTGGGTCGCCTCGGCGCCGGCCTCGTACGTCCCTATCGGGGAACCACCGCCGGGACGCCATCCTGCTCACGCCCGCCCGACTCACGACTCCCGACGACGAGTCGAGTTCGGTCGACGTGGACGACCCGGCACGATGAGGGTCAGGCCTCGTGGATCGCCTCCCCCCGGTTGAGCCGTTCGGCGATCCGGAAGGTCTGTTCGCCCTCGCGGCGCGTCGGCGTGTGCGCCGCGAGGTAGCGCGCCGTGGCGACGAGGTGGACGCGGCCGGCGTCGTCGGCCGCGTCGGACCGCGCGAACGCCGCCTCGACGTTCTGTCGGGGGTGGAAGCCGGCGTCCTCGCGGAGAAGCACTTCGCCGAGCGCTCGCTTCAGGCGGGCGGGGGCGCCGCCGCTCGCGAGGTA from Haloplanus salinus encodes:
- a CDS encoding NAD(P)/FAD-dependent oxidoreductase, whose translation is MTEIGVVGAGAAAAAAAYVVDGAVPDASITVLEKSGGLCGRAATRRRDDVTYDYGANYIKDDDERVLDLLDRFDDGLVEVEGGIDVFDRTGEVSDGRDDQERKFTYETGLTRLAKHLFGATEAAVHRRTRVEGIARTDGAWTLTDADGERWGPFDVLLLNPPAPQTAALLETADWTGAAREHLLDAVRGVEYRTIWTAVLGYPFELDVPYYALVNTDKEHEVGWISREECKPGHVPDGESVLIVQANHGWSVERYDADPEGNVADLAAHAAAIMDDERLADPAWTDHQGWRYALPEGGLRRGVRDAAEDAGLYCLGDWVAGEARIHAALRNGLETGERLVYGL
- a CDS encoding MATE family efflux transporter; the protein is MGGRPLDTVAGLLDRAGVIDPRRFRETFDLSWPRVVTGLAIMSKSTVDLAMVGWDVGTAAVAGLAFANAYWQVGKFLGIGLAGGTVTLVSQAYGGENTARASAAVAVSLVFTLLIAAPIALLYATAAPELVAVLGSEPEPLRHAATYLALVAPALLFEFPNLIASRTYAGVGDTVTPMIVRAGGALANVGFSAALIFGAGLGVAGAAIGTSLATGVIALVFAWGLAGRSYFGHGACPVAVTPDTLRYDGFVPLSRRLLRVSAPLMARRTAEMLVAFPLLAIAATFGPAVVAAYEVARRIRTLTDSFSWGFSIAASTLVGQRLGAGDEADAEAYARAIVRLSATVYVLAATVLIALSPWLAGAFVSDPAVVATAAPFVAVAGVSVVFLGVDGSATGTLRGAGDTQYPFVTSLVGRYGCALPVAALGLVTPLGVTALLGAMVVETFVPAVLNVRRVRSNRWKAIGRAHVAAGD
- a CDS encoding molybdopterin-dependent oxidoreductase codes for the protein MDRQALYSGLIRATVALAGGVAAVAGSYLVVGDSPAFVATPIANATVTLAPAALVTFAITVLGDLGSELAYWSGLAATAVALGGVVALARIAVRRLDRPLVAPLGVGVGVAVVGIALSASTASAVGGAVGAALVSTVVDLRGSDGRAAAGGPDDSRRAVLSGAVAVVFGLLALGGRRVLATDRGDDDQVPIPDDVAAMLDDARAKSFDVEFLEPLVSDHFYTVDIANVDPAPAREDWSVRIHGAVGEETTYAFADVDAMKHEHRFETLRCVGESLNGRKMDTAVWTGVPLMDLLDPADLQGEYVMLRAADGFYEEFPVDALETGFLAVGMNGRPLPREHGAPARALIPGHWGEINVKWLTEIEILDEPATGYWEERGWHGTGPVNTVAKLWAENHLDDGRVEVAGPAYAGTRGVERVEVSVDGGTTWTDADLSEPLPSDDVWRQWVYRYDPPDGEHEVVVRATDGLGTLQPEDEQRAYPSGPSGWVSRTVDPGSS
- a CDS encoding ArsR/SmtB family transcription factor, whose product is MEKALWYLLAGTRGGRNRARIIRLLDERPRNANQLHEQLGIDYNSVRHHLDMLEDHDVIESGDQEYGRLYFLTDRFDRHREEFEEITEHV
- a CDS encoding CopD family protein, with amino-acid sequence MATVDTAINAIHLVFAGLWAGSVLFVARAVVPAARDGDLDATPLRGFVGRFRTWSRVSSLALLLTGGHLAGTRYTAETLLGSTRGYLVIAMVVLWVVLSGLIEVGSSRLVDGLDERKVRSPARSATPFFTTATVAAVALLALGGVLL
- a CDS encoding TenA family protein, whose protein sequence is MTDVSDTFEAYAADHDDARFTDWLRERSQPDWSAAVDGRFVRELADGTVPDPAFRRYLEQDYAFVETLTGTFGHALGEAPSMAAKGRLADFLGTITGEENDYFERSFEALDGDPDADPDATTRAFVDLLERAARQGDYAETLAVLVPAEWVYETWATGIDDRPDAFHLDEWIELHATPAFVDFVAWLRAELDREGVAASARRQRRLDALFRRTVELERAFFEAPYGRDEG
- the ddh gene encoding D-2-hydroxyacid dehydrogenase, which translates into the protein MSDRPQLERLCIHETVDEKIPIEAFADAFAELNVPVEIVGDDETFDRTDAVASFRPREAFLDAGWTHCIRAGYDEFDTEAHTEAGVPLTNSTGIHDTTVGELAIGYMVSLARMLHIYRDHQNDNDWLAEPPYERPFTVENERLCVVGLGTLGQGIAERADALGMDVVGVRRSDDPVPGVSELYHPDDLHEAIADARFVAVAVPHTPETEGMFSTEEFETMRDDAYILNVARGPIVDEDALIDALDAGTIAGAGLDVFETEPLPEDSPLWDFEEVIVSPHRGSATNRYHLDIADLVAEIFHQYQADEELRNRVA
- a CDS encoding MFS transporter, with product MSRTRSRVALAAVVYAVLLAQVLLYPGIDALVAALGADTALDASMWFLAVEFGAFVCFAVPWGVASDATGRRVPFVAASACLAAVGYALLALLPSVTGSFGVALVIRAFQGAATVGAFSLSMTMLMDLDGSHGRNMGATGIAIGLGTATGAPLGGLLYELGPLVPLYAASGILLAIAVTVPFVVDRAPAGGERPSPLAGLRRTPTLALPYAFGFVDRLTAGFFSLVGTLYFRTVFDLSPGATGLTLALFFAPFALLQYPFGVVSDRVGRTAPIVVGSALYGGAVILVGSVADLRAAQASMVLVGVLGALMAPATLALVTDLAAPTERGVAMAGFNIAGSFGFLAGILVGGFAADAYGYRMAFLLVGGLELALAAATLPAFLRLDVGQGRIGEV